A single window of Mycoplasma bradburyae DNA harbors:
- the glyA gene encoding serine hydroxymethyltransferase, whose amino-acid sequence MDIINLINKELQRQKDHIELIASENYVSKNVLKATGSILTNKYAEGTPNKRYYGGCEFVDQIESLAIEKLKKLFGAKHANVQPHSGSTANSAAYLALLKPGDKVLAMGLNDGGHLTHGSKVNFSGKIYDFYHYNVDKNTHLLDYNEILKKALEIKPKLIVCGASNYSRFIDFKKFKEIADQVGAYLMADVAHIAGLIVTGYHQNPIPYCDIVTSTTHKTLRGPRGGVILTNKEELIKKIDSAVFPGELGGPLVHVIAAKAIAFEEALQPEFKTYIKNVIDNNKAFCDAFIKKGYKIIANGTDNHLFTIDLFSKFNLTGDLVENWLYEAGIVVNKNTIPYDSNKPTNPSGIRLGTAAMTTRNLDQNDFIQISDWIDQIIKSKGNKDIINKIKKEVKKLLDKHPIYEDLSY is encoded by the coding sequence ATGGATATTATTAATCTTATAAATAAGGAATTACAAAGACAAAAAGACCACATTGAATTGATTGCTTCAGAAAACTATGTTTCTAAAAACGTATTAAAAGCTACTGGATCAATTCTAACTAATAAGTATGCAGAAGGTACACCTAATAAAAGATATTATGGTGGATGTGAATTTGTAGATCAAATTGAATCACTTGCAATCGAAAAGTTAAAAAAATTATTTGGCGCAAAGCATGCTAACGTTCAACCACATTCAGGATCAACAGCTAATTCTGCTGCTTATTTAGCATTATTAAAACCGGGCGATAAGGTGCTTGCTATGGGTCTTAATGATGGCGGTCATTTGACTCACGGTTCTAAAGTAAATTTTTCCGGAAAAATATACGATTTTTATCACTATAATGTAGATAAAAATACGCATTTATTAGATTACAATGAAATATTAAAAAAAGCGCTAGAAATTAAACCAAAATTAATTGTTTGTGGAGCATCTAATTATTCACGTTTTATTGATTTTAAAAAATTTAAAGAAATCGCAGATCAAGTAGGTGCTTACTTAATGGCTGATGTTGCTCATATTGCTGGTTTAATTGTCACAGGTTATCATCAAAATCCGATTCCTTATTGCGATATCGTTACAAGTACAACTCATAAAACTTTAAGAGGACCTAGAGGAGGAGTTATCTTAACCAATAAAGAAGAGTTAATTAAGAAAATTGACAGCGCTGTATTCCCCGGTGAATTAGGTGGACCTTTAGTGCATGTAATTGCTGCTAAAGCAATTGCTTTTGAAGAAGCATTACAACCTGAATTTAAAACATATATTAAGAATGTAATTGATAATAATAAAGCCTTTTGTGATGCTTTTATTAAAAAAGGTTACAAAATAATAGCTAACGGAACAGATAATCATTTATTTACTATTGACCTATTCTCTAAATTTAATTTAACTGGTGATTTAGTAGAAAATTGATTATATGAAGCAGGAATCGTAGTTAATAAAAACACGATTCCATATGATAGCAACAAACCTACTAATCCAAGTGGTATTAGATTAGGAACAGCTGCTATGACTACAAGAAACTTAGATCAAAATGATTTTATTCAAATATCTGATTGAATTGATCAAATCATTAAATCTAAAGGAAATAAAGACATTATTAATAAAATTAAAAAAGAAGTTAAAAAACTACTAGATAAACATCCAATTTACGAAGATTTATCATATTAA
- the rplM gene encoding 50S ribosomal protein L13 gives MQKTTMQKPVVATKNRKWYLVDASGLVLGRLAVKAANLLRGKNKPDFTPNVDCGDYLIILNSDKVVLTGNKLDGEKWYRHSNYMGGIKSRTGREMVEHYSDQLVYDAIRKMLPKNRLAKDMLRKLKIYKDGKHEHDAQQPTTLDWSK, from the coding sequence ATGCAAAAAACAACAATGCAAAAGCCAGTTGTTGCAACAAAAAACCGTAAGTGATATTTGGTAGATGCTTCAGGTTTAGTGTTAGGGAGATTAGCAGTTAAGGCTGCTAACTTGCTAAGAGGTAAAAACAAACCTGATTTCACTCCTAATGTTGATTGTGGTGATTATTTAATCATATTAAATAGTGATAAAGTTGTTTTGACTGGTAACAAATTAGATGGTGAAAAGTGATACCGTCATTCAAACTACATGGGTGGAATTAAATCACGTACAGGTCGTGAAATGGTTGAACACTATTCTGACCAATTAGTTTATGATGCAATTAGAAAAATGCTTCCTAAGAACCGTTTAGCTAAGGATATGCTTCGTAAATTAAAAATTTACAAAGATGGTAAGCATGAGCACGATGCTCAACAACCTACAACATTAGATTGGAGTAAATAA
- a CDS encoding MIP family Ig-specific serine endopeptidase, which translates to MAFNKKIIKWPFLLAGLTALSTTVSSCALFDIFNDVYGSGSVNDKTTNKNLSATLPVGDYKKIYDITFSLEFNNSGGYNPSRQKSSPETTGVERSRAYRVFGTGWLFDWQSNPVDENDPNAKWTGYFATNLHVAEALLNPNDNKHYRPSWYGNRQPLSGVDQTLYFNLGKWDEDLAVKNKHDAKTLTYAPLSSLPKTVYTATEFYKESPDWISTIKEETPGIREYIDFAVISITLNLSWEKSADGRKIYKYNDERKLYERWIVKAMDTAKKIWKGNSDFSQPASPNRRNDELTNESVETPEGNYSTGFFDRNDYTSVNSDLSKLNVYLGGYPYYSSWSSTPQYTKYSVDLSNGRKFPVSSDPKGSPGWTINASNTNDISGKNIAIHSDLSVAGGIRGGIYNADIAKNFQLVYRNIKYKQYGYGYIIKDSNLSAGSSGSLALTSNNKALGIYFGTVSVDQNTEANFGLVASLYNPRNITVSVQTKPTQFENDTIRPYDLIYGNEYMKSDYGSYISSVKTLKLPTTRLLAKMVDGNYESDQDTPNNDNDNAANELNSNNLSANDTDAWRNTASKNPDSVKQNQPNNQPVNSKPSIDNNPSRTPDRTNNSNQNPPRTTRPVSGMNGNDKQTSPKPVPSKPNSKPTNEPSSQPNGGSNKPAPEVPSGLPTGSFPGLLNNLPNGIPPGTFPAGVENLNPTDIAALLGLLAGNGKSGSSLSDLSNFFKR; encoded by the coding sequence ATGGCTTTTAATAAAAAAATCATAAAATGACCGTTTCTATTAGCGGGATTAACAGCTTTATCAACAACTGTTTCTTCATGTGCGTTATTTGATATATTTAATGACGTATATGGGTCTGGTTCTGTTAATGATAAAACTACTAATAAGAATCTAAGTGCAACATTACCTGTTGGTGATTATAAGAAAATATACGACATCACTTTTAGTTTGGAATTTAACAACTCAGGTGGATACAATCCTTCTAGACAAAAATCTAGCCCTGAAACTACTGGTGTTGAACGTAGTCGTGCTTACAGAGTATTTGGTACAGGATGATTATTTGACTGACAAAGTAATCCAGTGGATGAGAACGATCCAAACGCTAAATGAACTGGGTATTTTGCAACAAATTTACATGTTGCTGAAGCTCTATTAAATCCTAATGATAACAAACATTACAGACCGTCTTGATACGGGAATAGACAACCGCTATCAGGTGTTGATCAAACATTATATTTCAACTTAGGTAAATGGGATGAAGATTTAGCGGTTAAAAATAAACATGATGCTAAAACATTAACTTACGCCCCATTAAGCTCTTTACCTAAAACTGTATATACGGCTACTGAATTCTATAAAGAATCACCTGATTGGATTTCTACTATTAAAGAAGAAACTCCAGGGATTAGAGAATATATCGATTTCGCTGTTATTTCTATAACATTAAATCTTTCTTGAGAAAAAAGTGCTGATGGAAGAAAAATCTATAAATACAATGACGAACGTAAATTATACGAACGTTGAATTGTAAAAGCGATGGATACTGCTAAAAAAATTTGGAAAGGGAATTCTGACTTTTCTCAACCAGCTTCACCAAATAGGCGTAATGATGAATTAACTAATGAAAGTGTAGAAACTCCTGAAGGTAATTACAGTACAGGTTTTTTTGATCGTAATGACTACACAAGTGTTAATTCTGATCTTTCTAAACTAAATGTTTATTTAGGTGGTTATCCTTACTACAGTTCATGATCATCAACTCCACAATATACTAAGTATTCTGTTGATTTATCTAATGGTCGCAAGTTTCCTGTTAGCAGTGATCCTAAAGGTTCACCTGGATGAACAATCAACGCTTCTAATACAAATGATATTTCTGGTAAGAATATTGCGATTCATTCAGATTTAAGTGTTGCAGGTGGTATTAGAGGTGGTATTTATAACGCTGATATTGCTAAAAATTTCCAGCTAGTTTATCGTAATATTAAATACAAGCAATATGGTTATGGATACATAATTAAAGATTCCAACCTATCAGCTGGCTCATCTGGTTCTTTAGCATTAACTTCTAATAACAAAGCTTTAGGAATTTATTTTGGTACAGTTTCTGTTGATCAAAATACTGAAGCGAATTTTGGTTTAGTTGCTTCTTTATATAATCCAAGAAATATTACAGTAAGTGTTCAAACAAAGCCAACACAATTTGAAAACGATACAATCAGACCATACGATTTAATTTACGGAAATGAATATATGAAAAGTGATTATGGTTCATATATCAGTTCGGTTAAAACTCTTAAATTACCTACCACTAGATTATTGGCTAAAATGGTAGATGGTAATTACGAATCTGATCAAGATACTCCTAATAATGATAATGATAATGCAGCTAATGAATTAAATAGCAATAATTTATCAGCAAATGATACTGATGCTTGAAGAAATACTGCAAGTAAAAATCCAGATTCAGTAAAACAAAATCAACCAAACAATCAACCAGTAAATTCAAAACCATCTATAGATAATAATCCATCAAGAACCCCTGATAGAACTAATAATTCTAATCAAAACCCGCCTAGAACTACTAGACCTGTTTCTGGCATGAATGGAAATGATAAACAAACTTCACCAAAACCAGTACCTAGCAAGCCGAACTCTAAACCTACAAATGAACCAAGTAGTCAGCCAAATGGTGGTAGCAATAAACCAGCTCCTGAAGTGCCTAGCGGATTACCAACAGGATCTTTCCCAGGTTTATTAAATAATTTACCAAACGGCATTCCTCCAGGAACATTTCCTGCTGGAGTTGAGAATCTTAATCCTACTGATATAGCTGCTTTATTAGGATTGCTAGCTGGTAATGGTAAATCGGGATCTTCATTATCTGATCTATCAAACTTTTTTAAAAGATAA
- the ispG gene encoding flavodoxin-dependent (E)-4-hydroxy-3-methylbut-2-enyl-diphosphate synthase has product MYTRSKTKKVFVGNVQIGGQDKIVLQSMTIAKTKNVSKSLKEINDLVKEGADLVRIAVFDDADKKAIRKVVEKSPCPIIADIHFNPDYAIAAIKSGCKKIRLNPGNIKSKEKLKEICVLAKQHNVPIRVGVNSGSIPSDLMREYGVSAKAMIIAAQRYVRMLKRFDFDDIVISLKTSSAMLSMEVYELGAKKFNYPMHLGITEAGTLINGTIKSVAGLTPLLLKGIGDTIRISLSTNPVDEIKVAKKMLNSLGLYDNLVDVVACPTCGRLNFDLFKVVNEVEKFVKDLNFPLKVSILGCSVNGPGEAKEADIGIAGGKEEGIIFKKGIVIKSVKQEYLVDELKKMILEEYDLFKNRNNK; this is encoded by the coding sequence ATGTATACTCGAAGCAAAACTAAGAAAGTTTTTGTAGGTAATGTTCAGATCGGCGGGCAAGATAAAATTGTCTTGCAATCAATGACTATCGCTAAAACTAAAAATGTTTCAAAAAGTTTAAAAGAAATTAATGATTTGGTTAAAGAAGGGGCTGATCTAGTTAGAATAGCTGTGTTTGACGATGCTGATAAAAAAGCGATTAGAAAAGTTGTTGAAAAATCTCCTTGTCCAATCATTGCTGATATTCACTTCAACCCAGATTATGCGATAGCTGCGATTAAATCTGGTTGCAAAAAAATCAGATTAAACCCAGGAAACATTAAATCTAAAGAAAAGTTAAAAGAGATTTGTGTTTTAGCAAAGCAACATAATGTACCGATTCGAGTTGGTGTTAACTCTGGTTCAATTCCTTCGGATTTGATGAGAGAATACGGAGTTAGCGCTAAAGCAATGATTATAGCAGCTCAAAGATATGTTCGTATGCTAAAGCGATTTGATTTTGATGATATCGTGATTTCATTAAAAACATCAAGCGCTATGCTAAGTATGGAAGTGTACGAATTAGGTGCTAAAAAATTTAATTATCCAATGCATTTAGGGATAACTGAAGCTGGTACTTTAATTAATGGTACGATTAAATCAGTGGCAGGTTTAACTCCCTTATTATTAAAAGGTATTGGTGATACGATTAGAATTTCTTTATCAACAAATCCAGTTGATGAAATCAAAGTAGCCAAAAAAATGCTTAATTCGCTCGGTTTGTATGATAATCTAGTTGATGTTGTTGCTTGTCCAACTTGTGGGAGATTAAACTTTGACTTATTCAAAGTTGTAAACGAGGTTGAAAAATTTGTAAAAGATTTAAATTTTCCCTTAAAAGTATCAATTTTAGGTTGTTCAGTTAATGGCCCAGGTGAAGCTAAAGAAGCTGATATTGGTATTGCTGGTGGTAAGGAAGAAGGAATCATTTTTAAAAAAGGAATCGTAATAAAATCTGTAAAACAAGAATATTTAGTTGACGAATTAAAAAAAATGATTTTAGAAGAATATGATTTATTTAAGAATAGAAATAATAAATAA
- a CDS encoding Ohr family peroxiredoxin — MFNKVYESTAKAKAGREGLVQTTDGQLSLNLGFPKAMGGTHTDRYNPEQLFAAGYASCYSQAVFAVAGKLGLDVKEAPVEVTVELHKQDEPMAFELRVGISLTVDLEESKAKELMTLAHQTCPYSKLAKPSQIIWLRVNGIDLPH; from the coding sequence ATGTTTAACAAGGTATATGAATCAACTGCTAAAGCTAAAGCTGGACGCGAAGGTTTAGTTCAAACAACTGACGGACAACTTTCTTTAAACCTAGGATTCCCTAAAGCTATGGGTGGTACTCACACTGATAGATACAACCCTGAACAATTATTTGCTGCTGGTTACGCTAGTTGTTATTCTCAAGCAGTTTTTGCTGTTGCTGGTAAATTAGGTCTTGATGTTAAAGAAGCTCCAGTTGAAGTAACTGTTGAATTACACAAACAAGATGAACCTATGGCTTTCGAACTTAGAGTTGGCATCTCTTTAACTGTTGATTTAGAAGAATCTAAAGCTAAAGAATTAATGACTCTAGCTCACCAAACTTGTCCTTATTCTAAATTAGCTAAACCATCTCAAATTATTTGATTAAGAGTTAATGGTATCGACTTACCTCACTAA
- the upp gene encoding uracil phosphoribosyltransferase has translation MKNFIFNHPLISDKLSKMRDVNTDYYFFKQLLTEITTLMMYEVGKDYELEEITVETPLTKTQAKKLKHNFVIVPILRAGLGMVDGVHNIIPTARVGHIGLYRDEKTFKPVEYYSKFPATMSDAHVIVLDPMLATGASVVKAIEMIKKIKPKSIKYMGLLGAPEGLKVLNNEHPDVDVYLACLDEKLNDHNYIYPGLGDAGDRIFGTK, from the coding sequence ATGAAAAACTTTATTTTTAATCATCCGTTAATTTCAGATAAATTATCAAAAATGAGAGATGTTAATACGGATTACTATTTTTTCAAACAACTACTAACAGAAATTACAACATTAATGATGTATGAAGTTGGTAAGGATTATGAACTTGAAGAGATTACTGTAGAAACTCCTTTAACTAAAACACAAGCTAAAAAACTTAAACACAACTTTGTGATTGTTCCTATTCTAAGAGCTGGCCTTGGAATGGTTGATGGTGTTCATAACATTATTCCTACCGCAAGAGTAGGCCATATCGGTTTATATCGTGATGAAAAAACATTTAAACCTGTTGAATATTATTCAAAATTTCCTGCAACAATGAGTGATGCGCATGTTATTGTTTTAGATCCGATGCTAGCAACAGGCGCTTCAGTTGTTAAAGCAATTGAAATGATTAAAAAAATTAAACCTAAATCTATTAAATATATGGGATTATTAGGTGCTCCTGAAGGATTGAAAGTTCTAAATAATGAACATCCAGATGTTGATGTATATTTAGCTTGTTTAGATGAAAAACTAAATGATCATAACTACATCTACCCTGGACTTGGGGATGCTGGTGACCGAATTTTTGGTACTAAGTAA
- the tyrS gene encoding tyrosine--tRNA ligase codes for MDIIAELKKRNIIKQISNEEKLKLALEHEKGVYVGFDPSGQSLHLGNLIPIITLKYFKKIGFKTYAILGGATGLIGDPSGKASERKIQDSQVIADNAKKIQAQLERYTNATIINNIEFYKNMNFLSFLRDVGKLINVSYLLDKEFIRSRIENGISYAEFSYNLIQGNDFLHLFEKYDVQVQCGGSDQWGNITTGIDLIKKKYDEEQTKYLCGLTFNLLLNSNGNKFGKSEKGALYLDENLTHPYEIWQYIYNQDDEFIVDLIYRYALEESLEKIEEIIKAHKEDKKARIGQRYLADYLIKLIHSQEHLDNVYKMNRALFENKIKELSDQEKLVVFANFDKVELDLNQSYKIIDLLLQAKVADSKRILRELISQGSIQIDDIKVDNPETVYTPSKDKKLTVIKKGKKNYFVVIWK; via the coding sequence ATGGACATCATCGCAGAATTAAAAAAACGAAATATAATAAAACAAATTTCTAATGAAGAAAAACTTAAATTAGCATTAGAACACGAAAAGGGGGTTTATGTTGGTTTTGATCCAAGTGGTCAATCTCTCCATTTAGGAAACTTAATACCGATCATTACTCTTAAATACTTTAAAAAAATTGGATTTAAAACTTACGCCATTTTAGGTGGTGCTACTGGTTTAATTGGTGATCCTAGCGGCAAAGCTTCTGAAAGAAAAATTCAAGATTCTCAAGTAATTGCTGATAATGCTAAGAAAATTCAAGCTCAATTAGAACGTTATACAAACGCAACAATTATTAATAATATCGAATTCTATAAGAATATGAATTTTTTAAGTTTTCTTAGAGATGTAGGGAAATTAATTAATGTTTCATATTTATTAGATAAAGAGTTTATTAGATCAAGAATTGAAAACGGGATTTCATATGCAGAATTTTCTTACAACCTAATTCAAGGTAACGACTTCTTGCATCTATTTGAAAAATACGATGTTCAAGTTCAATGTGGCGGATCAGATCAGTGAGGTAATATAACTACCGGAATTGATCTAATCAAGAAAAAGTATGATGAAGAGCAAACTAAATATCTTTGCGGTTTAACTTTTAATTTATTACTAAATTCTAATGGTAACAAATTCGGTAAATCTGAAAAAGGTGCGCTATATTTAGATGAAAATCTAACTCATCCTTACGAAATTTGACAATACATTTACAACCAAGATGATGAGTTTATTGTTGATTTAATTTACCGATACGCTCTAGAAGAATCACTTGAAAAAATCGAAGAAATCATCAAAGCTCATAAGGAAGATAAAAAAGCAAGAATTGGTCAAAGATATTTAGCTGATTACTTAATTAAATTAATTCATTCTCAAGAACATTTAGATAATGTTTACAAAATGAACAGAGCTTTATTTGAAAACAAAATCAAGGAATTATCTGATCAAGAAAAACTCGTGGTTTTTGCTAACTTTGATAAAGTTGAACTTGATCTTAACCAATCCTATAAAATAATCGATTTATTGTTACAAGCTAAAGTAGCTGATTCTAAACGAATTCTGAGAGAATTAATATCTCAAGGATCAATTCAAATTGATGATATTAAGGTTGATAATCCAGAAACCGTTTATACACCTAGTAAGGATAAAAAACTAACTGTTATTAAAAAAGGTAAAAAAAATTACTTTGTAGTAATTTGAAAATAA
- the ffh gene encoding signal recognition particle protein — translation MISSIVAKSLKKRLIAQTIKEEDLTEVLREIRIALLDADVNINVVKTFIKSIKEKTIGQSIDKSTDVQAYFLKIIKDELVNILGKSNQPLSIDKKLSKIMMVGLQGAGKTTTVAKLAKYINKQKQKNSLLVGLDVYRPAAIDQLNTLANQISMPFYNEGLSDPVKTAKNSIDVAKEKNCDVIIYDTAGRLQTNVELMNELVNIRNAVDPDEIILVVDGLSGQEIINIATEFNNYLKLSGIIITKLDSDARAGAALSLTSILNVPIKLSTSGEKLDAIELFHPERIADRILGFGDVMTLAEKATEVFDEKSTMKTFEKMLSGRMDLEDLLQQTQSISKMGGLGSIIKMLPGFANKISDEKVEEATSKIRIWKILMSSMTLKERRNPKLIIREPSRKARIVKGSGRKVEELNKLLKDWQNASSKMEEMGRMIKSNKNPFGSLF, via the coding sequence ATGATTTCATCTATTGTCGCTAAATCTTTAAAGAAGCGATTAATAGCTCAAACAATAAAAGAAGAAGACCTAACAGAAGTCTTACGCGAGATCCGCATTGCACTATTAGATGCTGACGTTAATATTAACGTTGTTAAGACATTCATCAAATCAATTAAAGAAAAAACAATAGGACAATCAATTGATAAATCAACTGATGTTCAAGCTTATTTTTTAAAAATTATTAAAGATGAATTAGTTAATATCTTAGGTAAATCTAATCAACCATTAAGCATTGATAAGAAATTATCAAAGATTATGATGGTAGGTCTTCAAGGGGCTGGTAAAACTACTACTGTAGCTAAGTTAGCTAAATATATAAACAAACAAAAACAAAAGAATAGCTTATTAGTTGGATTAGACGTTTATCGTCCTGCCGCTATTGATCAATTAAATACTTTAGCCAATCAGATCAGCATGCCTTTTTATAATGAAGGTTTAAGTGATCCAGTTAAGACTGCTAAGAATTCGATTGATGTTGCTAAAGAAAAAAATTGTGACGTTATCATTTATGATACTGCTGGACGATTACAAACTAATGTTGAACTAATGAACGAATTAGTTAATATTCGTAATGCCGTTGATCCTGATGAAATTATCTTAGTAGTTGATGGATTATCTGGTCAAGAAATTATAAATATTGCTACTGAATTTAATAATTATTTAAAGCTAAGCGGGATTATTATTACCAAACTTGATAGTGACGCTAGAGCTGGTGCTGCTTTATCATTAACATCAATTCTTAATGTACCTATTAAGTTATCAACTAGTGGTGAAAAATTAGATGCAATTGAATTATTCCACCCTGAAAGAATAGCTGATAGAATCCTTGGTTTTGGTGACGTCATGACTTTAGCTGAAAAAGCTACCGAAGTATTTGATGAAAAATCAACAATGAAAACATTTGAAAAAATGCTTTCAGGTCGTATGGATTTAGAGGATTTATTACAACAAACTCAATCTATATCTAAAATGGGTGGTTTAGGATCAATTATTAAAATGTTACCTGGTTTTGCTAATAAGATCAGCGATGAAAAAGTAGAAGAAGCAACTTCAAAAATAAGAATTTGAAAAATTTTAATGTCATCTATGACATTAAAAGAAAGAAGAAATCCTAAATTAATAATAAGAGAACCTTCAAGAAAAGCTAGAATCGTCAAAGGATCAGGTCGTAAGGTTGAAGAACTTAATAAGTTATTAAAAGACTGGCAAAACGCATCTAGTAAGATGGAAGAAATGGGTCGTATGATTAAATCAAATAAAAACCCTTTTGGATCACTTTTTTAA
- the rpsI gene encoding 30S ribosomal protein S9, with the protein MATTTFKGLGRRKSSTAIVKLTPGSGKLIINNRKAEEYFPNKIVIQDMRQPLELTKTSELYDINVVVSGGGFTGQAGAIRLGIARALVSMNPDLKKQLKQHKLVTRDARVKERKKFGLYGARRAPQFTKR; encoded by the coding sequence ATGGCTACTACGACTTTTAAAGGATTAGGTAGAAGAAAATCTTCAACTGCTATAGTTAAATTAACTCCAGGTTCTGGAAAATTAATTATTAACAATAGAAAAGCAGAAGAATATTTTCCTAATAAGATCGTTATTCAAGATATGCGTCAACCATTAGAACTTACTAAAACATCTGAATTATACGATATCAATGTTGTAGTTTCTGGTGGTGGATTTACTGGACAAGCTGGTGCTATTCGTTTAGGGATTGCAAGAGCTTTAGTTAGCATGAATCCTGATCTTAAAAAACAATTAAAACAACACAAACTAGTAACTCGTGATGCTCGTGTTAAAGAACGTAAAAAATTCGGTCTTTATGGTGCGAGAAGAGCTCCTCAATTTACTAAACGTTAA